A part of Lacibacter sp. H407 genomic DNA contains:
- a CDS encoding acyl-CoA dehydrogenase family protein yields the protein MSVKQDLFQSPDYFLVDELLTEEHKLIRDTVRAYVKKEISPIIEEYAQKAEFPVQIVKQMGDLGCFGPTVPVEYGGGGLDYISYGLMMQELERGDSGVRSTASVQGSLVMYPIYAYGNEEQRNKYLPKLASGEWLGCFGLTEPDHGSDPSSMLTNIKDAGDHVILNGAKMWISNAPFAQVAVVWAKDEEGVVRGVIVERGMEGFSTPTTHGKWSLRASATGELVFDNVKVPKENILPNVKGLKGPLGCLSKARYGIAWGVLGAAMDCYDTALRYSKQRIQFDKPIAGFQLQQKKLAEMITEITKAQLLNWRLGVLMSEGRATPQQVSMAKRNSCEIATNICRDARQMLGGMGITGEYSVMRHMMNLESVITYEGTHDIHLLITGMDVTGINAFK from the coding sequence ATGAGTGTAAAACAAGACCTTTTTCAAAGCCCAGATTATTTTTTAGTGGATGAATTGTTGACCGAAGAACATAAGTTGATTCGTGATACAGTGCGTGCTTACGTTAAAAAAGAAATTTCTCCTATCATTGAAGAGTATGCACAAAAAGCAGAATTTCCTGTGCAGATCGTAAAGCAAATGGGCGACTTAGGTTGCTTTGGTCCAACAGTGCCCGTTGAATATGGTGGCGGTGGTTTGGATTATATCAGTTATGGATTAATGATGCAGGAATTGGAACGTGGCGATAGTGGTGTGCGTTCAACTGCTAGTGTGCAGGGAAGTTTAGTGATGTATCCTATTTATGCGTATGGTAACGAAGAGCAACGGAATAAATATTTACCCAAGCTTGCAAGTGGCGAATGGTTGGGTTGTTTTGGTTTAACAGAACCAGATCATGGTAGCGATCCAAGCAGTATGTTGACGAATATAAAAGATGCAGGTGATCATGTGATTTTGAATGGCGCAAAAATGTGGATCAGTAATGCGCCGTTTGCACAAGTAGCTGTTGTGTGGGCAAAAGACGAAGAGGGTGTAGTGCGAGGCGTAATTGTAGAAAGAGGAATGGAAGGATTTTCTACACCAACAACGCACGGTAAATGGAGTTTGCGTGCAAGTGCAACCGGTGAGTTGGTATTTGATAATGTGAAAGTGCCGAAAGAAAATATTTTACCGAATGTAAAAGGATTGAAAGGTCCGTTGGGTTGTTTAAGTAAAGCACGTTATGGTATTGCGTGGGGTGTGTTAGGTGCTGCCATGGATTGTTACGATACTGCATTGCGTTACAGTAAACAGCGTATTCAATTCGACAAGCCGATCGCAGGATTTCAATTGCAACAAAAAAAGTTGGCGGAGATGATCACAGAAATAACCAAAGCACAATTATTGAATTGGCGTTTGGGTGTGTTGATGAGTGAAGGAAGAGCTACACCACAGCAAGTGAGTATGGCCAAGCGTAACAGTTGCGAAATTGCGACGAATATTTGCAGAGACGCACGACAGATGCTGGGTGGTATGGGTATTACCGGAGAATATTCTGTGATGCGCCACATGATGAACCTGGAAAGTGTAATTACATACGAGGGAACACATGATATTCATTTATTGATCACAGGCATGGATGTTACCGGAATCAATGCGTTTAAATAA
- a CDS encoding HAD-IB family phosphatase, which yields MVTVIIPVLNEAETIENVIKFAFENENVSEVVVVDDKSFDETVAKATAAGAKVITSTKLGKGASMKEGMLCAKNEILIFLDGDIDPYPPNTIRDLTDPIINDTHDFVKATFGRNAGRVTELVAKPLLNILFPDLSEFEQPLSGMIAGRKKYFETIDFYDDYGVDIGILIDMYLQKARITEVNIGYIDNKSKPWQALGKMSKEVSRAIIQKAMQQNKPNANLEELQSFSEIRDQMDFAIRESVMGLEKIALFDMDNTILRGRFIDTCAKLYGFEKDLLNIRGSGSDTASTTKNVARLLKGLNLSQILAVAESIPPVDDVADVVKELKNRGYVVGIISDSYDVVTNYVKTKIGADFSLANELEFSKSVATGEVKIPSFLFNSQESLCKHSICKTNAVQHILKHYKIDINNAIAIGDSENDLCMIKHVGVGISFCSTNELLNYLADRQITVPSFSELLEFA from the coding sequence ATGGTAACTGTAATTATACCCGTTTTAAATGAGGCAGAAACAATTGAAAATGTAATCAAATTTGCGTTTGAGAATGAAAATGTTTCAGAAGTAGTGGTGGTAGACGATAAATCATTTGATGAAACAGTTGCAAAAGCTACAGCGGCAGGAGCAAAAGTGATCACCAGTACCAAGCTTGGAAAAGGTGCATCCATGAAGGAAGGGATGCTCTGTGCAAAAAATGAAATTTTAATTTTTCTGGATGGTGATATTGATCCTTATCCACCCAATACAATTCGTGATCTTACCGATCCGATCATCAATGATACACATGATTTTGTAAAAGCAACATTTGGCCGCAATGCAGGTCGTGTAACCGAACTTGTTGCAAAGCCATTACTGAATATTTTATTTCCTGATCTGTCGGAATTTGAACAGCCACTCAGCGGTATGATCGCCGGTCGTAAAAAGTATTTTGAAACAATTGATTTTTATGATGATTACGGAGTTGACATCGGCATCCTCATTGATATGTATTTGCAAAAGGCACGTATAACAGAAGTGAATATTGGATACATCGACAATAAAAGTAAGCCATGGCAGGCATTGGGTAAAATGAGTAAAGAAGTATCCCGTGCTATTATTCAAAAAGCCATGCAGCAAAATAAACCCAATGCAAATCTGGAAGAGTTGCAGTCGTTTTCCGAAATACGTGACCAAATGGATTTTGCCATTCGTGAAAGCGTAATGGGGCTTGAAAAGATCGCCCTTTTTGATATGGACAACACAATTCTTCGTGGTCGTTTTATCGATACCTGTGCAAAACTTTATGGCTTTGAAAAAGATCTGCTCAATATCCGGGGAAGTGGCTCTGACACAGCCAGTACAACAAAAAATGTAGCACGGCTGTTAAAGGGTTTAAATTTATCTCAGATTCTTGCTGTTGCTGAAAGTATTCCGCCAGTAGATGATGTAGCAGACGTAGTGAAGGAATTAAAAAATCGTGGCTATGTAGTGGGTATCATCAGCGATAGTTATGACGTGGTTACGAATTATGTAAAAACAAAAATTGGTGCTGATTTTTCGTTAGCCAACGAATTGGAATTTTCGAAGAGTGTAGCAACCGGTGAAGTGAAAATTCCTTCTTTCCTGTTTAATTCGCAGGAGTCGCTTTGCAAACACAGCATCTGCAAAACAAATGCAGTGCAGCATATTCTCAAACATTATAAGATCGACATAAACAATGCAATTGCCATTGGTGATAGTGAGAATGATCTCTGCATGATCAAACATGTGGGTGTTGGTATTTCATTTTGTTCAACCAACGAATTATTGAATTACCTTGCCGACAGGCAAATCACTGTTCCGTCTTTTAGCGAACTACTTGAATTTGCCTGA
- a CDS encoding chloride channel protein, producing the protein MSIRSVIRNINRYRASHISERNFLLISSIIVGVSVGLVAVALKKTVHAIQFWLRELFRGHDWQYLYYLLPLIGILITVFYVQKIRKGKIGRGISGIIQSISKRHGNIPPDNMYSHMVTSAVTVGFGGSVGLEAPIVITGSAVGSNIARIFLLSQKERVVLLACGAAAGIAAVFNTPVAGVLFAMEVLLAEFSIPTFIPILIASASGAVISRLLYNEHLFYLLTKEWQIDAIPFYLLLGGLCGLVSVYFMRVYFWTEKKFAASSTILPKAIAGGLTLGLLIFFFPVLYGEGYSTVSALFNGDTSKLLDNTFYGEWVTNPYVLLLVVIAIVLFKVVASAITINAGGNGGIFAPTLFTGAFTGFGFAHFFNTTGWKELLTVNFVAAGMAGIISGVVHAPLTAIFLIAEVTGGYTLFVPLMIVAAVSYFISKAFEPYSIYTEKLAQKGFKVDDRELVLLNNIRPESIFEKDFIALRKEDRFRKLSDAFLVTDQTVFPVLNEDRRLTGLVYIDDVKSILLKEDVFDKTVIADIMVKPQYTISVKDDIQKIMRLFDLSGLWVIPVVQTDGLFIGFADKRKLLGLLRETLNTHHLSE; encoded by the coding sequence ATGTCCATCAGGTCGGTTATTCGAAATATTAATCGTTACAGAGCCTCACACATCAGTGAGCGAAATTTTCTTCTGATCTCCAGTATTATTGTTGGAGTATCGGTAGGGCTTGTTGCTGTGGCACTGAAGAAAACAGTGCATGCAATTCAGTTTTGGTTGCGTGAATTATTCAGAGGCCACGATTGGCAATACTTGTATTACTTGTTACCACTCATTGGTATTTTGATCACTGTATTTTATGTACAGAAGATCAGAAAGGGAAAGATCGGAAGAGGTATCAGCGGTATTATTCAGTCGATCTCTAAGCGTCATGGAAATATTCCACCCGATAATATGTACAGCCATATGGTTACCAGTGCTGTTACTGTAGGGTTTGGCGGATCGGTTGGACTGGAAGCGCCGATTGTGATTACAGGTTCTGCAGTGGGATCAAATATTGCACGTATATTTTTGCTTAGCCAGAAGGAGCGTGTTGTATTGCTTGCGTGCGGTGCTGCAGCAGGAATTGCGGCCGTGTTTAATACACCTGTTGCAGGTGTGTTGTTTGCAATGGAAGTATTGCTTGCTGAATTTTCAATCCCAACATTTATTCCCATTCTTATTGCATCAGCAAGTGGTGCGGTTATCTCCAGGTTATTGTACAATGAGCATTTGTTTTACCTGCTTACAAAAGAGTGGCAAATTGATGCTATCCCGTTTTACTTATTGCTGGGTGGGTTGTGTGGATTGGTATCAGTTTATTTTATGCGTGTGTATTTCTGGACAGAGAAAAAGTTTGCAGCTTCTTCTACTATACTTCCCAAAGCAATTGCGGGCGGTTTAACGTTAGGCTTGTTGATTTTCTTTTTTCCTGTGTTGTATGGCGAGGGCTATTCCACTGTTTCTGCCTTATTTAACGGCGATACAAGTAAGCTGCTTGATAATACATTTTATGGTGAATGGGTTACAAACCCGTATGTGTTACTGCTGGTGGTTATTGCCATTGTTTTGTTTAAAGTAGTTGCTTCTGCCATTACAATTAACGCCGGTGGTAACGGTGGTATTTTTGCGCCCACTTTATTTACAGGTGCATTTACGGGGTTTGGCTTTGCGCATTTTTTTAATACCACCGGTTGGAAAGAATTACTCACGGTGAACTTTGTTGCGGCAGGAATGGCCGGTATCATCAGTGGTGTTGTGCACGCACCATTGACTGCTATCTTTTTGATTGCAGAAGTAACAGGCGGTTATACATTGTTTGTACCGTTGATGATCGTGGCAGCAGTAAGTTATTTTATCAGCAAGGCATTTGAACCGTATTCTATCTACACCGAAAAACTGGCACAGAAAGGATTTAAAGTAGATGATCGGGAATTGGTGTTGCTCAACAACATCCGGCCCGAATCAATTTTTGAAAAAGATTTTATTGCATTGCGCAAAGAAGATCGGTTTCGTAAATTATCCGATGCATTCCTTGTAACTGATCAAACGGTTTTTCCGGTGTTGAATGAGGATCGTCGTTTAACAGGGCTTGTATATATTGATGATGTGAAATCGATTTTGCTGAAAGAAGATGTATTCGATAAAACAGTGATTGCTGATATCATGGTAAAACCACAATACACGATTTCTGTAAAAGATGATATTCAAAAGATCATGCGCCTGTTTGATTTGTCGGGTTTATGGGTGATACCTGTTGTACAAACGGATGGTTTGTTTATTGGATTTGCTGATAAACGAAAACTGTTGGGGCTGTTACGTGAAACGCTCAATACGCATCATCTTTCTGAATAA
- the hxpB gene encoding hexitol phosphatase HxpB, whose amino-acid sequence MTYRAVIFDMDGLLIDSEPFWEDAGSETLLQFGKKLTTAEYHSSTGLRTEEWIEHWFRHFDLPMQDAPTAVDTIIQKAIEKIDANADVFEGVDTIIHFFKQRGFQIGLATSSPLSLVDVVLKKLDLQNSFDAITSAEKLPFGKPHPEVYLNCAAELGLKGMECIAFEDSFNGMIAAKAARMKCVVVPATAAYDHPKWNAADLKLRSLMEFDEEKLKML is encoded by the coding sequence ATGACTTATAGAGCCGTAATTTTTGATATGGATGGCTTACTCATTGACAGTGAGCCATTTTGGGAAGATGCAGGGAGCGAAACGCTACTACAGTTTGGTAAAAAATTGACAACCGCAGAATACCACAGCTCTACAGGCTTACGTACGGAAGAATGGATCGAACATTGGTTCCGTCATTTTGATCTTCCCATGCAGGATGCGCCAACTGCTGTTGACACGATCATTCAAAAAGCAATTGAAAAAATTGATGCAAATGCGGATGTGTTTGAAGGTGTAGATACCATCATCCATTTTTTCAAACAGCGGGGCTTTCAAATCGGACTGGCTACTTCTTCTCCCCTTTCGTTGGTAGATGTGGTGTTGAAAAAACTTGATCTGCAAAACAGTTTTGATGCAATTACATCGGCCGAAAAACTTCCGTTTGGGAAGCCACATCCGGAAGTATATCTCAATTGTGCCGCGGAGCTTGGTTTGAAAGGAATGGAATGTATTGCATTCGAAGATTCATTCAACGGTATGATCGCCGCCAAAGCAGCACGTATGAAATGCGTGGTTGTACCTGCAACGGCAGCATATGATCATCCGAAATGGAATGCAGCCGATTTGAAATTAAGATCGCTGATGGAATTTGATGAAGAGAAATTAAAGATGCTGTAG
- a CDS encoding lysophospholipid acyltransferase family protein, whose amino-acid sequence MSNLVERIKEFNLLRRVVYGVVGVITYPGIALINKLQVHGAERLKDLPKRNVLFVSNHQTYFADVITFLHIFFAAKWGRYKGLGIPYYLLNPITKIYYVAAAETMKDTWLTRLFASAGALTVKRTWRAEGKEVQRGLDPGDTRKIARALNDSWVITFPQGTTKPFAPGRKGTAYIIKQNQPIVVPIVINGFWRAFNKKGLKFKKRGSILSVTIKEPLNIDYNAPVEDILDQVMDGIEQSKKYMLKGKHHLMSVIDK is encoded by the coding sequence ATGTCAAATTTAGTAGAACGAATAAAAGAGTTCAACTTGTTGCGTCGTGTTGTGTACGGTGTTGTTGGTGTTATTACTTACCCCGGCATCGCACTTATTAATAAGCTCCAGGTGCATGGCGCAGAACGTTTGAAAGATCTTCCCAAACGGAATGTATTGTTTGTAAGCAATCACCAGACTTATTTTGCGGATGTGATCACGTTCCTGCATATTTTCTTTGCAGCGAAGTGGGGCCGATACAAAGGACTTGGTATACCGTATTACTTGCTCAACCCCATCACAAAAATTTATTATGTAGCCGCAGCCGAAACCATGAAAGATACATGGCTAACACGTTTGTTTGCCAGTGCAGGCGCACTCACGGTGAAGCGTACATGGAGGGCTGAGGGAAAAGAAGTACAACGTGGATTAGATCCCGGCGACACACGAAAAATTGCAAGGGCATTGAACGATAGTTGGGTGATCACTTTCCCGCAGGGAACAACAAAACCGTTTGCGCCCGGCCGTAAAGGAACGGCTTACATCATCAAACAAAACCAACCCATTGTTGTACCAATTGTGATCAATGGATTCTGGCGTGCATTCAATAAAAAGGGATTGAAGTTTAAGAAGAGAGGAAGTATTTTGTCGGTTACCATCAAGGAGCCGTTAAACATTGATTACAATGCGCCTGTTGAAGATATTCTGGATCAGGTAATGGATGGCATTGAACAAAGTAAAAAATACATGCTCAAAGGGAAACATCACCTTATGAGCGTAATTGATAAATAA
- a CDS encoding ion transporter yields the protein MYHSTRKKVHILLHPELGETKWDKIINAFIIFLIISNVLVVILETVPWIHDRYLTFFYYFDLISVIIFTIEYVLRVWSCDHDPRYSHTFFGRLKYMFSYEGLIDLLAILPFYVHVVVGLDLRVLRMLRLLRFLRLFRLTAYMKSAKMIRNVFVKRASDLKLSVVLILILIIIASSVMYFAEHNAQPAVFSSIPATLWYAIVTLTTVGYGDMIPVTIIGKIMTGVIMLSGVAIFALPAGIITAGFLEEVQHMRGKKTVHCPHCGANFHPDHHEHGH from the coding sequence ATGTATCACTCAACCAGAAAGAAAGTACACATCCTTCTTCACCCTGAACTGGGCGAAACGAAATGGGATAAGATCATCAATGCGTTCATTATTTTTCTGATCATTTCAAATGTATTGGTTGTAATTCTTGAAACAGTTCCGTGGATCCACGACAGGTATCTCACATTTTTTTATTACTTCGATCTTATTTCAGTCATCATTTTTACCATTGAGTATGTGTTACGGGTGTGGAGTTGTGATCATGATCCCCGTTACAGTCATACATTTTTTGGGCGGTTAAAATATATGTTTTCGTATGAAGGATTGATTGATCTGTTGGCCATTCTCCCTTTTTATGTGCATGTGGTGGTAGGGCTTGACCTACGTGTTTTACGAATGTTGCGGTTACTTCGATTTTTGCGTTTGTTCCGGCTAACAGCGTATATGAAATCTGCAAAAATGATCCGCAATGTATTTGTAAAAAGAGCAAGTGATCTGAAGTTAAGCGTTGTGCTTATTCTTATACTGATCATCATTGCTTCGAGTGTGATGTATTTTGCAGAACACAATGCTCAACCTGCCGTATTCTCCAGTATTCCTGCAACGTTATGGTATGCAATTGTAACCCTCACCACTGTTGGTTATGGCGATATGATACCGGTTACGATCATCGGAAAAATAATGACCGGCGTTATAATGCTGAGTGGTGTTGCTATTTTCGCTTTACCTGCCGGGATAATTACAGCAGGTTTTTTAGAAGAGGTGCAACATATGCGTGGAAAGAAAACGGTTCATTGTCCGCATTGTGGTGCAAATTTTCATCCAGACCATCATGAACATGGTCATTAG
- a CDS encoding carboxypeptidase-like regulatory domain-containing protein codes for MHIVYKLIIIFLLAQSNLVAQSFYIKGIVIDNETSVPLANASVFINNSTTGTVTNSAGEFQLGPFAPGTYEVVTSFVGYERLLYIADIRNASMKITFRMTRREEEMRELLILPEATRVRYLEIFRKNLLGETNAANRSKVKNLKDVQFAATPNKNELVAYCDTTLVVDNPELGYMIYFDLVEFYFNSATGESRFFGYTRFVDKNGEGENKRRWAKRRKEAYAGSTMHFYRSLVQRKLKEEQFTVQNIYRKEMKREGGIPQNITLNLGGSNSIDIAVPVTEDSLLRVYSDSGYTIYEIKTADRLRVLYAKNTALKQDITKNRIVGGQPRDGTVAGLHPFQPPILVDYRGRLLTPMAAYNDGMWAFERLANMLPEDYEPE; via the coding sequence ATGCATATTGTTTATAAACTTATCATCATCTTTCTCTTAGCACAAAGCAATTTAGTTGCACAGTCGTTTTATATCAAAGGCATCGTAATTGATAACGAAACGAGCGTGCCTCTTGCCAATGCAAGTGTGTTCATCAATAATTCCACAACCGGTACCGTTACAAACAGCGCAGGGGAATTTCAACTGGGACCTTTTGCGCCAGGTACCTATGAGGTTGTTACTTCTTTTGTAGGGTACGAACGATTACTCTACATTGCCGATATCCGTAACGCTTCAATGAAAATCACTTTCCGAATGACCCGGCGTGAAGAAGAAATGCGTGAGTTGCTGATTTTGCCAGAAGCAACACGGGTACGATACCTTGAAATTTTTCGAAAAAATTTATTGGGTGAAACCAATGCGGCAAACCGGTCAAAGGTGAAAAATTTGAAAGATGTACAGTTTGCAGCTACACCTAACAAGAACGAATTAGTTGCCTATTGCGATACAACGCTTGTTGTTGACAACCCTGAACTTGGATACATGATCTATTTCGACCTGGTTGAATTTTATTTTAACAGTGCAACAGGAGAGTCACGGTTTTTTGGCTATACCCGTTTTGTAGACAAAAATGGCGAAGGCGAAAATAAACGCCGGTGGGCAAAAAGAAGAAAGGAAGCATATGCAGGAAGTACGATGCATTTTTACCGCAGCTTGGTACAGCGTAAACTAAAGGAAGAACAGTTTACAGTACAGAATATTTACAGGAAGGAAATGAAACGGGAAGGAGGGATTCCGCAAAACATTACACTCAACCTCGGAGGAAGCAACAGTATTGATATTGCAGTGCCGGTTACCGAAGACAGTTTGTTGCGTGTTTACAGCGACTCAGGTTATACGATCTATGAAATTAAAACAGCCGATCGCCTGCGTGTATTATATGCAAAAAACACAGCACTGAAGCAGGATATTACAAAGAACAGAATTGTGGGCGGCCAGCCAAGAGATGGAACTGTCGCCGGTCTACACCCTTTTCAACCACCTATTCTTGTTGACTACCGTGGAAGGTTACTTACACCTATGGCTGCTTACAATGATGGGATGTGGGCCTTTGAACGATTGGCCAATATGTTGCCGGAAGATTATGAGCCGGAGTAG
- a CDS encoding acyl-CoA thioesterase, whose protein sequence is MNSKTAKESFIIMTELVLPNDTNVFGNLMGGRLMYWMDIASALAAGKHCNSPVVTASVDNISFENPIKLGNVVHIEAKVTRAFNSSMEVHMKVWGEDTVQQYRYKSNEAYYTFVALDPNRRPKPVPQLIPETEEEVKLFDGALRRRQLRLILGGKMKPNDAAELKALFVD, encoded by the coding sequence ATGAACAGCAAAACAGCAAAAGAATCGTTTATCATAATGACCGAGTTGGTACTCCCGAACGATACCAATGTATTTGGCAACCTCATGGGCGGTCGTTTAATGTATTGGATGGACATTGCCTCGGCATTGGCTGCAGGCAAACATTGTAACTCACCTGTAGTTACAGCCAGTGTTGATAATATTTCATTTGAGAACCCGATCAAGTTGGGCAACGTTGTACACATTGAAGCAAAAGTTACAAGAGCATTTAATAGTTCAATGGAAGTGCACATGAAAGTGTGGGGTGAAGATACCGTGCAGCAATACCGTTACAAAAGCAATGAAGCGTATTATACATTCGTAGCACTCGATCCCAACCGCCGACCAAAACCCGTTCCGCAGTTAATTCCCGAAACAGAAGAAGAAGTAAAATTATTTGACGGTGCATTACGCCGCCGTCAATTGCGTTTGATCCTTGGCGGAAAAATGAAACCGAATGATGCAGCGGAGTTGAAGGCGTTGTTTGTGGATTAG
- the queA gene encoding tRNA preQ1(34) S-adenosylmethionine ribosyltransferase-isomerase QueA: MKLSQFTFDLPLNLIAQNPTKKREDSRLMVVHRKTGQIENRQFRDIMEYFDDKDVFVVNNTKVFPARMYGRKEKTGAKIEVFLLRELNKQNRLWDVIVDPARKIRVGNKLYFGETEDLVAEVIDNTTSRGRTIRFLFDGTDEEFRTVLYAMGETPLPKYIKRKPDDEDRERYQTVFAKHEGAVAAPTAGMHFSQELIKRLEIQGIRFAEVTLHTGLGTFRPIEVEDLSKHKMDAEYYKIDDFSCKIVNKAKEGKNRICSVGTTTMRALETSFTAQQLLKPSEGWTNIFIHPPYNFNIADSLVTNFHLPKTSLLIMTCAFAGYDLTMEAYKKAIKDKYRFFSYGDAMLVI, encoded by the coding sequence ATGAAGTTATCACAGTTTACGTTCGACCTACCCCTCAATCTCATTGCCCAGAATCCTACAAAAAAACGTGAAGACAGCCGTTTGATGGTGGTTCACCGCAAAACCGGACAAATCGAAAACCGCCAGTTCCGTGACATCATGGAATACTTCGACGACAAAGATGTTTTTGTAGTTAACAACACCAAAGTATTTCCTGCCCGTATGTATGGCCGCAAGGAAAAGACAGGTGCTAAAATTGAAGTGTTTCTTCTCCGTGAATTAAATAAGCAAAACCGTTTGTGGGATGTGATCGTTGATCCCGCAAGAAAGATACGTGTTGGTAACAAATTATATTTCGGTGAAACAGAAGATCTGGTTGCTGAAGTAATTGACAACACTACTTCACGTGGACGTACCATTCGTTTCTTGTTTGATGGTACTGATGAAGAGTTCCGCACTGTATTGTATGCGATGGGGGAAACACCACTTCCAAAATATATTAAGCGTAAGCCGGATGATGAAGATCGTGAGCGTTACCAAACTGTGTTTGCAAAACACGAAGGTGCGGTTGCAGCTCCTACGGCGGGTATGCACTTTAGCCAGGAGTTGATCAAACGTTTGGAAATTCAAGGTATCCGTTTTGCAGAAGTAACACTGCACACGGGTTTAGGAACGTTCCGTCCAATTGAAGTAGAAGATTTGAGCAAACATAAAATGGATGCAGAGTATTATAAGATCGATGATTTTTCCTGCAAAATTGTAAACAAAGCAAAAGAAGGAAAAAACCGCATCTGTTCTGTGGGCACCACTACAATGCGTGCATTGGAAACATCCTTTACTGCACAGCAATTATTAAAACCAAGTGAAGGCTGGACGAATATTTTTATTCACCCTCCTTACAATTTTAATATTGCCGATTCATTGGTAACCAACTTCCACTTGCCGAAAACAAGTTTGTTGATCATGACCTGTGCATTTGCCGGTTACGATCTTACAATGGAAGCGTACAAAAAAGCAATTAAAGACAAATACCGTTTCTTCAGTTATGGAGATGCGATGTTGGTGATCTAA